One Fontisphaera persica DNA window includes the following coding sequences:
- a CDS encoding type IV pilus modification PilV family protein, producing the protein MSVPPRFPLTGVRRARCAFTLVEVMIAVGIFFIALLSILGVMTRGLAAARGLQISAPDTGMLAAERYVTNMLDEATSRGDFGDAYPGFTWERDEYPVASNGLWRVDFFVFKQSQRGPQLYDTLSIWLYKPDSKMKGGISRPAFEGDTFGFRE; encoded by the coding sequence ATGAGTGTGCCCCCTCGCTTCCCCCTGACCGGCGTCCGCCGCGCGCGCTGTGCCTTTACTCTGGTGGAGGTCATGATTGCCGTGGGCATTTTCTTCATCGCCCTCCTCTCCATCCTGGGCGTCATGACCCGCGGCCTCGCCGCCGCCCGCGGCCTCCAAATCAGCGCCCCCGACACGGGGATGCTGGCCGCTGAACGCTACGTCACCAACATGCTGGACGAGGCCACTTCCCGCGGCGATTTTGGCGACGCTTATCCCGGCTTCACCTGGGAACGGGATGAATACCCCGTCGCCTCCAACGGCTTGTGGCGCGTGGACTTCTTTGTGTTCAAGCAAAGCCAGCGCGGCCCGCAACTGTACGACACCCTCAGCATCTGGCTCTACAAACCCGACTCCAAAATGAAGGGCGGCATCAGCCGCCCGGCCTTCGAGGGCGATACCTTCGGTTTCCGTGAATAA
- a CDS encoding 3-keto-disaccharide hydrolase encodes MKNKVLSLKVLAVAAGLVAVSALQAQTVEPGFQSLFNGRDLSGWRGNPELWSVKDGVITGITKAEPKLTHNTFLVYTNREFSDFELRLSYRIEKGNSGIQYRSRVVKEGAFGPIVHGYQADFEAGKNYSGILYEEGGRGILAKRGEKTVLRADPQDANKVKIEVVGSVGDSNEIQASIKNEDWNDYVVIAKGNHLQHFINGKLTVDVVDEHTAKAAKAGVIALQIHVGPPMVVQFKNIRIKPL; translated from the coding sequence ATGAAAAACAAAGTGTTGTCTCTGAAGGTCCTGGCCGTTGCGGCCGGGCTGGTGGCGGTGTCCGCGCTGCAGGCGCAAACGGTGGAGCCGGGTTTTCAAAGTTTGTTCAACGGGCGTGATTTGTCCGGCTGGCGGGGGAATCCGGAGCTGTGGTCGGTGAAGGACGGGGTGATTACGGGGATTACGAAGGCGGAGCCCAAGCTGACGCACAATACGTTTCTGGTCTATACCAACCGGGAATTCAGCGACTTCGAGCTGCGGCTGTCCTATCGCATTGAGAAGGGCAATTCGGGCATCCAGTACCGGAGCCGGGTGGTGAAGGAGGGGGCGTTTGGGCCGATTGTGCATGGCTACCAGGCGGACTTTGAGGCAGGCAAGAATTACTCGGGCATTCTCTACGAAGAAGGCGGGCGGGGCATTCTGGCCAAGCGGGGGGAGAAGACGGTCTTGCGGGCGGACCCGCAGGACGCCAACAAGGTGAAGATTGAGGTGGTGGGGAGTGTGGGGGATTCCAACGAGATTCAGGCCTCCATCAAAAACGAGGACTGGAATGATTACGTGGTCATTGCCAAGGGCAATCATCTGCAACACTTCATCAACGGCAAACTCACGGTGGACGTGGTGGACGAGCATACGGCCAAGGCGGCCAAGGCGGGCGTGATTGCGCTGCAAATCCACGTGGGGCCGCCGATGGTGGTGCAATTCAAAAACATACGCATCAAGCCCCTGTAA
- a CDS encoding type II toxin-antitoxin system Phd/YefM family antitoxin, protein MFHVKTASVRVLRQDFARILAWINAGEEVAITMRRQTVARLIPWPQKKAAKRPMPDIAARLKKVFGTKTIADKAMKAVMNQNRGTI, encoded by the coding sequence ATGTTTCACGTGAAGACTGCATCGGTCAGAGTATTGAGACAAGACTTCGCGCGCATCCTCGCCTGGATTAACGCGGGCGAAGAAGTCGCCATCACCATGAGGCGGCAAACCGTTGCCCGCTTGATTCCGTGGCCACAGAAGAAGGCGGCCAAACGCCCAATGCCCGACATTGCCGCCCGACTCAAGAAGGTGTTCGGCACGAAGACCATCGCCGACAAAGCCATGAAGGCAGTCATGAACCAGAACAGGGGGACGATTTGA
- a CDS encoding TIGR01212 family radical SAM protein (This family includes YhcC from E. coli K-12, an uncharacterized radical SAM protein.): MWPFRRINLWRDYARRRWGEPVGKIILSTGIACPHRAQGGCVYCAPESFRPYYLHPERTPEEQLEMGRAYLRQLRVQCYMAGFQHETATAGEWPVLAQVFQTAIKDPDCLGLILSTRPDYVSEEFLQRLEALADAWWNKVIILELGLQTANDQALAEMNRGHTTADFMAAAARIRSRPRFELGAHLILGWPGESLEDMRHSVHLAAVVAGVQHLKLHHLQVVKNTPLARRYEKQPWPLPTAEEYLDWLCTLLPEIPATVVLHRLWSTCRPDLLIAPRWEWDPNRLYQQLAERLEARNVWQGEALRMVPA, encoded by the coding sequence ATGTGGCCTTTCAGGCGCATCAATCTATGGCGTGATTATGCCCGCCGCCGATGGGGCGAGCCGGTGGGGAAAATTATTTTGAGCACCGGCATTGCCTGTCCGCATCGGGCGCAGGGAGGTTGTGTGTATTGCGCGCCGGAAAGTTTCCGGCCTTATTACTTGCATCCGGAGCGCACGCCGGAAGAACAATTGGAGATGGGGCGGGCGTACCTGCGGCAGCTTCGGGTGCAATGTTACATGGCCGGATTCCAACACGAGACCGCCACAGCGGGCGAATGGCCGGTGCTGGCGCAGGTCTTCCAAACGGCGATAAAGGACCCGGATTGTCTGGGGCTAATCTTGAGCACGCGCCCGGATTATGTGTCGGAGGAGTTTCTGCAGCGGCTGGAGGCGCTGGCGGATGCGTGGTGGAACAAGGTGATTATTTTGGAGCTGGGCCTGCAAACGGCCAATGACCAGGCGCTGGCGGAAATGAACCGGGGCCACACGACGGCGGATTTCATGGCGGCCGCGGCGCGGATTCGGAGCCGGCCACGCTTTGAGCTGGGCGCCCATCTTATTTTGGGATGGCCCGGCGAAAGTCTGGAGGACATGCGCCACAGTGTGCACCTGGCGGCGGTGGTGGCGGGCGTGCAGCACTTGAAGCTGCATCATTTGCAGGTGGTCAAAAATACGCCCCTGGCGCGGCGGTATGAGAAACAGCCGTGGCCGCTGCCGACGGCGGAGGAATATCTGGACTGGCTCTGCACATTGTTGCCGGAAATCCCGGCCACGGTGGTGTTGCATCGGTTGTGGAGCACGTGCCGTCCCGATTTGCTGATTGCGCCACGATGGGAGTGGGACCCCAACCGCCTGTATCAGCAACTGGCGGAGCGTTTGGAGGCCCGCAATGTGTGGCAGGGCGAGGCTTTGCGGATGGTCCCGGCATGA
- a CDS encoding beta-ketoacyl-[acyl-carrier-protein] synthase family protein has product MLFPAGQSGGAATRVVITGAGIITALGQGWAVNAAGFRRGQPAFRPVTLFDVSRQRAKVAAEVHLPESEPPPQIHPHEWRRWDRANHLLYHAAREAWTQAGWEAGGPVSMVLGTTSAGMARGEEYFRQAVGQPQDFRAQAGRGLHYQAQRQALNVQRALGFYGPTVFIANACASGANALGHAFDLIRWGMAERVLAGGYDALSQLVFCGFDSLQSLAPVQCRPFDRRRDGLALGEGAGVLALESEAQARRRGAAILGEIAGYGSSTDAHHLTQPHPEGDAALRAMVEATATAGIRPEQVGYLNAHGTGTPLNDSAEARAIQRWAGAAEKRPRVSSTKGVIGHLLGAAGAVEAIVCLMALREQWLPPNAGWEEADPACDLPLITHPQEARVDYALSNSFGFGGANASLILRRWS; this is encoded by the coding sequence GTGTTATTTCCGGCTGGCCAGAGCGGTGGAGCGGCGACCCGGGTGGTGATTACCGGGGCTGGCATCATTACCGCGCTGGGGCAGGGCTGGGCGGTGAATGCGGCGGGTTTTCGGCGCGGGCAGCCTGCGTTTCGCCCGGTCACCCTGTTTGATGTGTCGCGCCAGCGGGCCAAGGTGGCCGCGGAGGTCCACCTGCCCGAGAGCGAGCCTCCCCCCCAGATTCATCCGCATGAGTGGCGGCGGTGGGACCGTGCCAATCATCTGCTTTATCATGCCGCCCGTGAGGCGTGGACGCAGGCGGGCTGGGAGGCGGGGGGACCGGTGAGCATGGTGTTGGGCACCACCAGCGCCGGAATGGCGCGGGGGGAGGAATATTTCCGGCAGGCGGTGGGGCAGCCGCAGGATTTTCGCGCGCAAGCGGGCCGCGGGCTGCATTATCAGGCGCAGCGGCAGGCGCTGAATGTACAGCGGGCTTTGGGATTTTATGGGCCGACGGTGTTCATCGCCAACGCCTGCGCCTCCGGCGCGAATGCGCTGGGCCATGCCTTTGATTTGATTCGGTGGGGGATGGCGGAGCGGGTGTTGGCGGGAGGGTATGATGCGTTGAGCCAGTTGGTGTTTTGTGGTTTTGATTCGCTGCAATCGCTCGCCCCGGTGCAATGCCGCCCCTTTGACCGGCGCCGGGATGGTCTGGCGCTGGGGGAGGGCGCGGGAGTGCTGGCCCTGGAAAGCGAGGCGCAGGCACGGCGGCGCGGGGCGGCAATTTTGGGAGAAATCGCCGGCTATGGGTCCTCCACCGATGCGCACCATCTGACGCAGCCGCATCCGGAAGGGGACGCGGCGTTGCGGGCGATGGTGGAGGCCACGGCCACGGCGGGCATTCGACCGGAGCAGGTGGGGTATCTCAACGCCCACGGGACGGGCACGCCCCTGAATGACAGCGCGGAAGCGCGGGCCATTCAACGGTGGGCCGGGGCGGCGGAAAAAAGGCCGCGGGTCAGTTCGACCAAGGGCGTAATTGGGCATTTGTTGGGCGCGGCGGGGGCGGTGGAAGCCATCGTGTGCCTGATGGCGCTGCGGGAGCAATGGCTGCCGCCCAATGCCGGATGGGAAGAAGCGGACCCGGCGTGTGACCTGCCCCTCATCACCCATCCGCAAGAGGCGCGCGTGGATTACGCGCTGAGCAATTCGTTTGGCTTCGGGGGAGCGAATGCTTCCCTGATTCTGCGCCGATGGTCATGA
- a CDS encoding prepilin-type N-terminal cleavage/methylation domain-containing protein, with product MARRPAAAAGQGAFTLVELMIVVAIMGLVVGIGIPAIFRAAEKDALRASVTAMMEACHAARAQAILTGQTQTLMLRPRDRAFEAPGKGSFVVPENVGIDALEVNFVDVREFPSAPVRFYPNGTSDEFTVVFSSARHEQRFIELDCITALPRLENEQTTRYRR from the coding sequence ATGGCTCGCAGACCTGCCGCCGCCGCAGGGCAGGGCGCCTTCACCCTGGTGGAGCTGATGATTGTGGTCGCCATCATGGGCCTGGTGGTGGGCATCGGCATCCCCGCCATTTTTCGCGCCGCGGAAAAGGATGCCCTCCGCGCCTCCGTCACCGCCATGATGGAAGCCTGCCACGCCGCCCGCGCTCAGGCCATCCTCACCGGCCAGACCCAGACCCTCATGCTCCGGCCCCGCGACCGCGCTTTCGAGGCCCCCGGCAAAGGCTCCTTTGTGGTCCCCGAAAACGTGGGCATTGATGCCCTCGAAGTGAATTTCGTGGACGTCCGCGAGTTCCCCAGCGCTCCCGTCCGCTTCTATCCCAACGGCACCAGTGATGAATTTACCGTTGTCTTTTCCTCCGCGCGCCATGAGCAGCGGTTCATCGAGCTGGATTGCATCACCGCCCTCCCGCGCCTGGAGAATGAGCAGACCACCCGCTACCGGCGTTGA
- a CDS encoding general secretion pathway protein GspK yields the protein MRTASPYPVHRGIALIIVMVVITFFSMLAAAFAYRMKIETRLARNAAYNAEMDWLGRSGVELAKYVIGLQRTIPNEPYDSLNQKWAGGPGNSNSILANVRLNDIELGRGRFSVKITDCERKININLANELILNHVLAVVGVEPSESAGIVGSILDWIDPDDQTHLNGAENDYYRSLDPPYRAKNGPLDDINELLLVKGVTPELFWGPKYAGPPSVSRRSRSRFGLEPEPVTYSVGLVDVFTPLSARFVNINTASATVLQMCPGVDETIAQAIIEQRAGPDGVDGTDDDTPFRNVMEMTRIPGLFGPGAAPPPAPGQPGRPAPPAANPLTSFFSTQSFTFEVEVDVRLDDQQRTYYAILRRVDQRNVQVLNLWWR from the coding sequence ATGCGCACGGCCTCCCCCTACCCAGTCCACCGTGGCATCGCGCTCATCATCGTGATGGTGGTCATCACCTTCTTCAGCATGCTCGCGGCGGCCTTCGCCTACCGCATGAAGATTGAAACCCGCCTTGCCCGCAACGCCGCCTACAATGCCGAAATGGACTGGCTCGGGCGCTCCGGCGTCGAGCTGGCCAAGTACGTCATCGGTTTGCAACGCACCATCCCCAACGAACCCTATGACTCCCTCAACCAAAAATGGGCCGGCGGTCCGGGCAATTCCAACAGCATCCTCGCCAATGTCCGCCTCAACGACATCGAGCTGGGCCGGGGCCGCTTCTCCGTCAAAATCACCGATTGCGAGCGAAAAATTAACATCAACCTCGCCAACGAACTCATCCTCAATCACGTCCTCGCCGTCGTCGGCGTCGAACCTTCCGAATCCGCCGGCATCGTCGGCTCCATCCTGGATTGGATTGACCCCGATGACCAGACCCACCTCAACGGCGCCGAAAATGACTACTACCGTTCCCTCGACCCCCCCTACCGCGCCAAAAACGGCCCCTTGGATGACATCAACGAGCTGTTGCTCGTCAAAGGCGTGACCCCCGAACTCTTCTGGGGACCCAAATATGCCGGCCCCCCCAGCGTCAGCCGCCGCTCCCGCTCCCGGTTCGGCCTCGAACCGGAGCCGGTCACCTATTCCGTGGGGCTGGTGGACGTGTTCACCCCCTTGTCCGCCCGCTTCGTCAACATCAACACCGCCAGCGCCACCGTCCTCCAAATGTGTCCCGGCGTGGATGAAACCATCGCCCAGGCCATCATCGAACAACGCGCCGGCCCCGACGGCGTGGATGGCACCGACGACGACACCCCCTTCCGCAATGTCATGGAGATGACCCGCATCCCCGGCCTCTTCGGACCGGGCGCCGCGCCGCCGCCTGCCCCCGGCCAGCCGGGCCGTCCCGCCCCGCCTGCCGCCAACCCGCTGACCAGCTTTTTCAGCACCCAAAGTTTTACCTTTGAGGTCGAAGTGGACGTGCGCTTGGATGACCAGCAGCGCACCTACTACGCCATCTTGCGCCGGGTGGACCAGCGCAACGTCCAGGTCCTCAACCTTTGGTGGCGCTAA
- a CDS encoding PulJ/GspJ family protein produces MSAPRPFPPTPPRQRAFTLLEVMLALGIFSMVLASIYATWTSLTKGARIAGEATAAVQRARMTVRAIEDALNTAQIYAGNPDKYWFEARKVGEFSALSLTARLPATFPGSGLYGEQRLRLVEFVVEDGPDSLRELHLYQKAVLAPDDEPPYRITLGRDVTLFKLEFWDPQKKDWVDEWLNRQTNSIPPLVRVSVGMGPRSRQFGDDRELVSRVIAPAAIVVPREYQVPGTAQPPTLPPGTPVRTGSGTVTPPAAPTPTPGLGFPGGVPRN; encoded by the coding sequence ATGAGCGCTCCCCGGCCATTCCCCCCGACCCCGCCCCGCCAGCGCGCTTTCACGCTCCTGGAAGTGATGCTGGCCCTGGGCATTTTTTCCATGGTCCTGGCCTCGATTTACGCCACCTGGACCTCCTTGACCAAGGGCGCCCGCATCGCCGGCGAAGCCACCGCCGCCGTCCAGCGCGCCCGCATGACCGTCCGGGCCATCGAAGATGCGCTCAACACCGCCCAAATCTACGCCGGCAACCCCGACAAGTATTGGTTTGAAGCCAGAAAAGTGGGCGAGTTTTCCGCCCTCAGCCTCACCGCCCGCCTCCCCGCCACCTTCCCCGGCAGCGGCCTCTATGGCGAACAACGTTTGCGCCTGGTGGAATTTGTGGTGGAAGACGGCCCCGATTCCCTCCGCGAGCTGCATCTCTATCAAAAAGCCGTCCTGGCCCCGGACGATGAACCACCCTACCGCATCACCCTCGGCCGCGATGTCACCCTCTTCAAACTCGAGTTCTGGGACCCCCAAAAAAAGGATTGGGTGGACGAATGGCTCAACCGCCAGACCAACAGCATCCCCCCGCTGGTGCGGGTCTCCGTCGGCATGGGGCCCCGCTCCCGCCAGTTCGGCGATGACCGCGAGCTGGTCTCGCGCGTCATCGCCCCGGCCGCCATTGTCGTGCCCCGCGAGTATCAAGTCCCCGGCACCGCCCAGCCGCCCACCCTGCCGCCGGGCACGCCGGTCCGCACCGGCAGCGGCACCGTGACCCCGCCGGCAGCGCCCACGCCCACCCCCGGCCTGGGTTTCCCCGGCGGTGTGCCGCGCAATTAG
- a CDS encoding beta-ketoacyl synthase N-terminal-like domain-containing protein: MSNPGIYVQGVGAVSPAGWGVAALREAVQRGEPLPVSALERPGWSGGLAARKVPPAPVRPAFMAHPRLRRASSISHFTVAAALEALGHPTPPFSGEGLGIIFCTMAGPLNYTRRFFAEALKDPATASPMLFPETVLNAPASHLAALLGVMGPVYTLIGDDTAFLSGLALAAQWLSAGRVERCLVVAAEELDWLPADAFRLFLRGHIASEGAGAILLSRQARGLGAQLAGVSEPFNYALPGGAAAAMLQARRQVQAWDGRTALLCDSRMHLPRHDRAENQAWHDWPGRCWSPRHVLGNALTAASAWQAVLAAAAVPQEAVTAAVVSVAGCNHQAMTAVWTPA, translated from the coding sequence ATGAGCAACCCGGGCATTTACGTGCAAGGCGTGGGCGCCGTCAGCCCGGCGGGATGGGGTGTGGCGGCCTTGCGGGAAGCGGTGCAGCGGGGTGAGCCTTTGCCCGTCAGCGCATTGGAGCGGCCCGGATGGAGCGGCGGTTTGGCCGCGCGCAAAGTGCCGCCCGCGCCGGTGCGTCCGGCGTTTATGGCGCATCCGCGTTTGCGGCGCGCGAGCAGCATCAGCCATTTCACGGTGGCGGCGGCGCTGGAGGCATTGGGCCATCCGACGCCTCCCTTTTCGGGCGAGGGGTTGGGCATCATTTTTTGCACGATGGCCGGGCCGTTGAATTACACGCGGCGTTTTTTTGCCGAGGCGCTGAAGGACCCGGCCACCGCCAGCCCGATGTTGTTTCCCGAAACGGTGCTCAATGCGCCTGCCAGTCATCTGGCGGCCCTGCTGGGGGTCATGGGGCCGGTTTATACGTTGATTGGGGATGACACGGCTTTTTTGTCGGGCCTGGCGCTGGCTGCGCAATGGTTGAGCGCGGGCCGGGTGGAGCGTTGTCTGGTGGTGGCGGCGGAGGAACTGGACTGGCTGCCAGCGGATGCCTTCCGCCTGTTTTTGCGGGGGCACATCGCCAGCGAAGGAGCGGGGGCGATTTTATTGAGCCGCCAAGCCCGGGGGCTCGGCGCCCAACTGGCGGGAGTGAGCGAGCCTTTCAACTACGCCCTGCCGGGCGGCGCCGCGGCAGCGATGCTACAGGCACGGCGGCAGGTGCAAGCCTGGGACGGACGGACGGCGTTGCTCTGCGACAGCCGGATGCATTTGCCGCGGCATGACCGCGCGGAAAATCAGGCATGGCACGACTGGCCCGGGCGATGTTGGTCGCCGCGTCATGTGCTGGGCAATGCGCTGACGGCGGCCAGCGCCTGGCAGGCGGTGCTGGCGGCGGCGGCGGTCCCCCAGGAGGCGGTGACGGCGGCGGTGGTGAGCGTGGCCGGGTGCAATCATCAGGCCATGACCGCCGTCTGGACGCCGGCGTGA
- a CDS encoding type II toxin-antitoxin system VapC family toxin: MKAYADSSFIVALYLQQQSSAKAIALMERYGQALPFTPWHRLEVRNAIRLAVFQKLVDPAQAKTQLKQLDTDLKEQALLTHTPIDWTDVLREAEKLGAAHNETIGCRSADLFHVAAATEAGCDTFFTLDDRQAAMAKAAGLTVKP; encoded by the coding sequence TTGAAAGCCTACGCGGATTCCAGCTTCATCGTGGCGCTCTACTTGCAACAGCAAAGTTCTGCCAAGGCCATTGCGCTGATGGAGCGTTACGGCCAGGCGCTGCCCTTCACGCCCTGGCACCGGCTGGAAGTGCGCAATGCCATCCGCTTGGCCGTGTTTCAGAAGTTGGTTGACCCTGCGCAGGCGAAGACGCAACTGAAGCAACTCGACACCGACCTGAAGGAGCAAGCCTTGCTGACGCACACGCCAATTGACTGGACGGACGTGTTGCGCGAGGCGGAAAAGCTGGGCGCGGCCCACAACGAAACCATTGGATGTCGCAGCGCCGACCTTTTCCATGTGGCCGCTGCCACCGAAGCTGGATGCGATACCTTCTTCACCCTGGATGACAGGCAGGCGGCAATGGCGAAGGCCGCAGGGCTCACGGTGAAGCCGTGA
- a CDS encoding DUF4416 family protein, translated as MSVFQPAPKAKVFLSLLYAGPAGGTATPVALEALSAMEAVLGEADVTSPPLAFNFTRYYEPEMGAPLWRLAVSFTPLTSPERLVEIKHFTASLEQRLAQADGRRRVNLDPGMLTVENLILATGKKSPHRIYLGRGVYGDLELIYREGHFAPLPWTYPDYAGTELQGWLEKMRGRLLAQLRESAEATAGARS; from the coding sequence ATGAGCGTGTTTCAGCCAGCGCCCAAGGCGAAGGTTTTTCTCTCCCTGCTCTACGCCGGGCCGGCCGGGGGCACGGCCACGCCGGTGGCGCTTGAGGCGTTGAGCGCCATGGAGGCGGTGTTGGGGGAGGCGGATGTGACCAGCCCGCCGCTGGCGTTTAACTTCACCCGATATTACGAGCCGGAGATGGGGGCGCCCTTGTGGCGGCTGGCGGTTTCGTTCACGCCGTTGACCTCGCCGGAGCGGCTGGTGGAAATCAAGCATTTCACGGCCTCGCTGGAGCAGCGGCTGGCACAGGCGGACGGGCGCCGGCGAGTGAACCTGGACCCCGGCATGTTGACGGTGGAAAATCTCATCCTCGCCACGGGCAAGAAAAGTCCGCATCGGATTTACCTGGGGCGCGGGGTGTATGGGGACTTGGAGTTGATTTACCGTGAGGGGCACTTTGCGCCGTTGCCGTGGACGTATCCAGATTATGCCGGCACGGAATTGCAAGGCTGGCTGGAGAAAATGCGCGGGCGGCTGCTGGCGCAATTGCGGGAGTCGGCTGAGGCCACGGCCGGGGCACGGAGTTAA
- a CDS encoding sugar phosphate isomerase/epimerase family protein, producing the protein MILMGIGDEAGASLDAQIQATRALGWKHLEGRMVEVPGFPKANFHDIPDAAFDQVVEKLQAAGIQVYCFGSAIMNWAKTIETPFEVTLAEVGRAIPRMQRLGARYVRIMSFKPGPEDDTIPPVVFERVREVTRRFLDAGLQPVHENCMNYGGMSWRHALELLEKVPGLKWVFDTANPVFNPDRSRPRPWPRQDAWEFWTHIRDYVVHIHIKDATWNPAKNDADYNWPGEGQGYVREILRDALARGYNAGVSIEPHLAVVFHDATSQASAEAAYQSFVEYGRRLEQLIATLRK; encoded by the coding sequence ATGATCTTGATGGGCATCGGCGATGAAGCGGGCGCAAGCCTTGACGCGCAAATCCAGGCCACCCGGGCGCTGGGATGGAAACACCTCGAAGGCCGCATGGTGGAAGTCCCTGGCTTCCCCAAGGCCAATTTCCATGACATCCCCGACGCCGCCTTCGACCAGGTCGTGGAAAAATTGCAGGCGGCCGGCATCCAGGTTTATTGCTTTGGCTCCGCCATCATGAATTGGGCCAAAACCATTGAGACCCCCTTTGAAGTCACCCTCGCCGAAGTCGGCCGCGCCATCCCACGCATGCAACGCCTCGGCGCCAGGTACGTCCGCATCATGAGCTTCAAACCCGGCCCCGAAGACGACACCATCCCGCCCGTCGTCTTTGAGCGCGTGCGCGAAGTCACCCGCCGTTTCCTCGACGCCGGCCTGCAACCCGTCCATGAAAACTGCATGAACTACGGTGGCATGAGCTGGCGCCACGCCCTGGAATTGCTGGAAAAAGTCCCGGGCCTCAAGTGGGTCTTTGATACCGCCAACCCCGTCTTCAACCCCGACCGCTCCCGGCCCCGCCCCTGGCCGCGCCAGGATGCCTGGGAGTTCTGGACCCACATCCGTGATTACGTCGTCCACATCCACATCAAAGACGCCACCTGGAACCCCGCCAAAAATGACGCCGATTACAACTGGCCGGGAGAAGGCCAGGGCTATGTGCGCGAGATTTTGCGCGACGCCCTCGCCCGTGGCTACAACGCCGGCGTTTCCATTGAACCCCACCTCGCCGTCGTCTTTCACGACGCCACCAGCCAGGCCTCGGCCGAGGCGGCCTACCAAAGCTTTGTCGAGTACGGCCGGCGCCTGGAACAATTGATTGCCACCCTGCGCAAATAG
- a CDS encoding type II secretion system F family protein, whose product MPQFTYKARRRNGEVVTGVLDVPDRSAALAQIERLGLLPVMVDQPKGGVVVDKAPRKGASAPAAAGAAALLPPGLRDLFFRQRRPKLQEIATFTQQLANLLHSGMPLTVALNSMTHLESKGIPADVSRQLRQDVTEGRSLSDAMARQPVIFSDMYVNMVRAGEQSGALVDVLRRLAEHYHRFAEVQAKFVSALIYPAVVTFVGIGIIIFFMTFMLPKFKEIFEGIKVPLPRPTQILMQVGDLMVSPSFWVITGIVISALAVLFMRFKNSPGGRRALDSWKLRLPVFGQIFRLNLYAQFARVLATLLQNGVPVLTALKITEQVIPNQVLKEAIAQTREAVTDGKTLAQPLARSKVFPQLMIDLIKIGEETGDVPGALRNLADTYENELSLALRVMTNLIEPVMIIVMAVGVGLLLFSILSAMFEITNSIGRG is encoded by the coding sequence ATGCCGCAATTTACTTACAAAGCCCGCCGCCGCAACGGCGAGGTGGTTACCGGCGTGTTGGATGTGCCCGATCGCTCCGCAGCGCTGGCGCAAATCGAGCGCCTGGGCCTTCTGCCCGTCATGGTGGACCAGCCCAAAGGCGGCGTCGTGGTGGACAAAGCCCCCCGCAAGGGCGCCTCGGCCCCCGCCGCTGCCGGCGCCGCCGCCCTCCTGCCGCCGGGGCTGCGCGATTTATTCTTCCGCCAGCGCCGCCCCAAACTCCAGGAAATCGCCACCTTCACCCAGCAACTGGCCAACCTCCTGCACTCCGGCATGCCGCTCACCGTGGCGCTCAACAGCATGACCCACCTCGAGAGCAAGGGCATCCCCGCCGACGTCAGCCGCCAGTTGCGCCAGGATGTGACCGAGGGCCGCAGCCTGTCCGATGCCATGGCCCGTCAACCGGTGATTTTCAGCGACATGTACGTGAACATGGTGCGCGCTGGCGAGCAAAGCGGCGCCCTGGTGGACGTCTTGCGCCGGCTCGCCGAACATTACCACCGCTTTGCCGAAGTTCAGGCCAAGTTTGTCTCCGCCCTCATTTACCCCGCCGTGGTCACCTTCGTCGGCATCGGTATCATCATCTTCTTCATGACCTTCATGCTGCCGAAGTTCAAAGAAATCTTCGAGGGCATCAAGGTCCCCCTCCCGCGCCCCACCCAGATTCTTATGCAGGTGGGCGATTTGATGGTCAGCCCCAGCTTCTGGGTTATCACCGGCATTGTCATCTCCGCCCTCGCCGTCCTGTTCATGCGCTTCAAAAATTCTCCCGGCGGACGCCGCGCGTTGGACAGTTGGAAACTCCGCCTCCCGGTCTTCGGCCAGATTTTCCGCCTGAATCTTTACGCCCAATTCGCCCGTGTCCTGGCCACTCTCCTGCAAAACGGCGTGCCGGTGCTCACCGCGCTCAAAATCACCGAGCAGGTCATCCCCAACCAGGTCCTTAAAGAGGCCATCGCCCAGACCCGCGAGGCCGTCACCGACGGCAAAACCCTCGCCCAGCCGCTCGCCCGCAGCAAGGTCTTCCCCCAGTTGATGATTGACCTCATCAAAATCGGCGAGGAAACCGGCGATGTCCCCGGCGCCTTGCGCAACCTCGCCGACACCTACGAAAACGAGCTGAGCCTGGCGCTGCGCGTCATGACCAATTTGATTGAGCCGGTCATGATTATCGTCATGGCCGTCGGCGTGGGACTCCTTCTCTTCAGCATCCTCTCCGCCATGTTTGAAATCACCAACAGCATCGGACGCGGATGA